The region TCCAGGTCGAACATGAAGTTCATGTATCTTTAAATTGGCgtccaaaaacgaaaaaaacagaaacggaaGAAGCGGTTTAGGaacagatgaaaaatgaatcggTCTACAGTCGCTTTCATACTTTGATAGTTGTCATAGAATAACCACGTCAATATTTGCAAACATTCAATTATGGTTCAAAGAGGTTTACAGTTTGTTCAGCGAATAAAACAGAATTGCGACAAACAGCACGATAGACATAGATAACTCTGAGTTGATATCCGccgaaaacatcaaaaactgaatgatttgattttagCCAATATCAGCTGGGATTAATGTTCGCTCTGTTTTAACAAAAGACTAATGCGGACTggacataaaattcaatttgacaCTAAAATGTTATATCCAAAATGACGATGTACGATCACGTcctagaaataagctaaaaTTACCATAAATAACTAATTCTATCAACTAAATCTATAAACTATAGAAATAAACTAAATTACCACTAATTCTATCACACAAcggaaaaaataaacaaactgaAAATGGTCACCAGTCCGCGCTTTGGCCAGGATCAAATTGACCAGCTGCTTGACCAGATTTTGactttaaaaaatgtaaacaatcaTCTCctttaaaatataaatattatttatttattcaggCTTTCTGTGATCAGTAATTCATTGCACCACTGATGGGATGGGTCCATATCAATCATTTAATAATGTAATCAATGTATATTCGCTTTCAACTTGAAAAGGCAGAACGGGTATAAGGGACAATTTAAAGCTTTCTTGATTACTGTTAAAATCGAGGattcctttttcattcaattatcgTTTATGTAGTGTTCCAAAATATTGAAAAGTAGAATTGTTTTTGAGATACACCGGACTACTTATTTATATAAATGTTACTGATTATTCAGTTTGTCCGGCTATTTATATAAGTATATTACAACTTACCTAAGCTGCCAATCCATAACTGAGCTGGGGTCTTTAGCATACGCATCCCACATATTGCACCATTCTTCTACAGAAACCTGGCAATTTTAAGTGAAAAAACATAAAGTTAGACTTAAATATATTCGCAAATGACTTAACGCACGGCATATTTGtataaaaaattcaaacatcTGATTGGACGTATGTCCCCAgtgatgaatgaaatgaagtcgCATTAATACTTTGAGATAAGTGCCCATACCGTGCAAGCTATTACACTCTCTTGGCAACCAGGTTATCGTCATTTACAGACATTAATCGCTTGTCGAAACCATCAAATCTATTTTCAAACACATTGTAGATTGCACGATGTGTTGTGCTGGCAGCctattttttaaatggtttatCAATGAGGCTGGTCACTCAAACCATGGACGGACTTAACTGATGAATAGTTCGTAATGTTGTCAGTTACATAATATACGTGTAAAAATTATTTTTGCTACAAACATTGCACACATCTATTTTATCAATCTATTTTATGAGCAAGTATTGAGTAATTTAAATTGAAGTAGTATTCATGAAATCCGCCatccgccgatcgttcgtgttttctgcgcctttgggtttcgagagctcgatctgcccattggctcgcgcgcaagatagacttcttggtccgtgtttcaagacgggtcccgaaggtacctcaattcaggttgatgcatcgccgatcgggagagagacggtggcccatggctaggtgccggaatatgccgaagcatacgctaccgtctgcccaccgcgactgtgagtccatcacgcttccagcggcacaccacgctcgcaGTGCGGAAAACGCGACATGTTTGGTCAAGATTAGGTTGCAGATGCAGAACGTTAATAGTACACAGCTATCGGAACTGGCGAAAATTGCTATTTTACCCACAGAACAGTGTGTGATATTCCTCGCTTGTTCATTCGGTTACGTTCCTCTTTTTTAAACAGAGCACGCACTGATGCCTTCTAACACATGCATACGCACATATTCCTTTATACTCGTGGTTCGAGGAGGACAAGCATAGCAGATTTGAACACCATTAATTTAATATATTTCCTGGCACTTGTCCAAACTTGATTGTTCAATGGTATTGAGGTTTgctcgcttttccttttctgcctGTCGCATTTCTGCAGTCAAGACGTGTGTCACCCTTAAACCTGCTACCATTAATCGCCAACAGACCAAGTAACGGCTGGTCCTAACAAAAGCCACACAAGAGCCGCATGAAAACTACAACACGGTTATAGAattcacgatttttttttttaacatatataaggacggacgagccgtatgttagAATTCACGATTAAACTGAAATACTTGTTAAAAGGCCTGCTCAATAGCATTCTTTTTATTCCTGTTTCCTATGAGTTCGAATATCAAAGGACCAGAGCATCATCATAATTTTAGCAACAAAGTACATTAGAATGCTGGCTTCGGATTGTAAACAAATATTGCGTATGATAGAAGATTAACTAATGTAGGAGTACCTAGGTCCAGTTCTCATGTGATAAAGAGTTACGTTCGTCTATAAGATCGATttgatttcaaattttcgGGCTTTAAGATATTTAAATTAGCTATCCTACAGACACTAATCATAATTTTAAAGTAAACATAATGCCAGCTTATTAAATTTCGGTATAAAGACACATCGACCATAACAAAAAGTAAATTACTGTGATAATAATTGTCTAGTGTACCATCAAAAGGGGTGCGACAGCTCTTGCGATTTTTAATCGCCAGACTGCTCCTCTTCATgatctctgtttttttttcagaggAACTTTTTCGCAGTATGAAACATCGAGCTTGGATGGCGAAGGAAATCGGGACACAGCTTGAGTTTACCGGAGAATGCGACGAGATATAAcattaatgtttatttttatttcatcataCCGAAGCATCTGTAGCAGTACTGTTTACGTGCAATCTATGAAATGCAGTAAGCAGAAATGAATACAATCATTTAAAGCGCGATTCGCATTGCGCCATGCTGTGTAGCATCGGCAAATATGATCTTCAATGAAGATTGCAGCAAGGAAGCCGTCACTCTGCATACTATGAATAATGTCGTTCAACTGCAAACAGTAGTACTTGAAAATCAATTGCCCTGGAGAGCTGAAGCAGCACAACTATCACAAATCTGTATGCTACTAAAATTGAGATTTTTTTCGTTACCCCTTTTTGACAACATGCTATGAAGATTCAAATCTAAAACCAAAACCTCAAAAACGAATACAATaataaatgaaatgctttTAGCGAGTCTATACTAAAAGATTTAGTCTAATCATAATATTCATCTGAAATATTAATTGAATATCATTCAATATATCGTATAGTGAAACTACCTTTCGTTATATTTAGGAAACATACATGTTTTAGGAAAATGTATAAATTCTACGCCGACATTTCTTAAATTTATCAATACCTGGTTGCAATCATGACATTCGGTGTCGTACCATTAATCTTCACTTGCCTTCCAAATAGAGGAGGGAATTCAAAGCTGGCACATGAGCACGTATCCATGCCGAAGATTACATGGCTCATGAATGGCCAACAGGATCCAAAGACCCACAAAGGTTACCATTTACTGTGTTAAAGGCTACCACAATTTCAAAATGCGATTTACAAACAGGATGATGACAATTTTCTGCTTGCAAAGTTATTTGGAACAAAGTCACGATCTGTTCAACAGGATGATGCTAAATTTGGAATTATTAATATCCCTCAAGATCCAAGACTGTGAAAAGACTTCTGCACAATCAttctatgattttttttcatttttcttccataACATATCATCATTGCAGTATACAGCTATGCAATTGGACAAAACTGTACTACTGGCAGATAGTGGGATTAGTATAAATTGAAGATAGAACTGAGGTCAGACGGTAAGCGAAGCTGTAACCTTTCATTCGTGCGGAAACGTTAAAAAACACGACAGACGTTCTTTCTCACAATCTAAAATGTTGATTCGACAAAGACGAATGTCACGTTTGGTCACAGATAATACAGATAAAGAAATAATGAAAGAATGCCTGTACCACCATTTTACGTTATTGTCTATTCTGATTTTCGGCAGATATTAGACAATTGGAATTCCTTATGAGTACAACGTACAACGAACAATTGCTTATTCGTTCTATTCATTGTGTACGAAacacttttttctcttccaaaGAGTATCGTGATTTGTACTCAAATACTATCATAGAATGATGTTTAAAAGGGATGAAAATAATTGTAAGTAGATTCAGACTTTTTAAAGCAAATTATATAGTTTTGCTTCAATAAGTTTCTAGAATTTCTGCTACATACTATTCTGATAAAATCAGATCTTTTGTGTGAAGTAAATACTTAAACATTTAACAGTCAACCTTGGCAGCcgtatttacattttcttccgGTAGACCTGCGAAGAATTCTGAACGCAAAGTTcggtttcttttatttcataCCTATAAATTGTCGCTCATAAAACTTTTCTAACTCATTTATCCAACGATTCCTTCTGACCGAATTCTGAGTACGAGGAACAGGGAACGGAACCATTCTCGACTTATCACCCAAGTTTTAAGGCGTGCGGTTTCGTTTAGCATGACTCAAGGGAAACAACTTTTACTTACCTGTCCATCGTTGTCCTTGTCCGCTTTAGAACGTAGTCCTTCCCATATCTTAAACATAGAATCGTGTGTCTCAACATTTTTAGGATTACCGGCTGGCCAACCGCGCAGTTCGCAGATTTTCTATAGCGTAAAAAATACGTACGGTCAGATAATCTGGCATGATTTTATGTCAGCTTTAACATGTGATGAATACAAATattattctttttaaaaaatagtcttttaatattaatttaattcaatgtTCAAAATTACATGAAATAATAACCATGAGCAAACATTAAATTTTGATTCAGATATGTTTCAAAGAATCCAATATTATTGTATACTTACTTCGATCGCAAGCTCAAAATCTTTACGATCAATCTCCCCACTCTGATTAACGTCTGTAATATAAAGAATAAACATTGATCGGTTGAGCGTATAGTGAACTCCGTAAGATTATGTTACATCATTACATGTTCTATTTTAGAACTTTAGATAAACGAAATTACCGAAAGAGGAATGTAGGGTGGAACATTCTTCTAAAAGGTacatttaatttcaattcttttttttacggtactaCCCCTGACCGAAGAAAAAATATCaaggaggaaaacaaatggcTATAAACTAGGGCGAAGGGGAAATAATCTTATATTTAGAGTgattaagtcgtttttatatgTGTGAAAACATAACtcaaaagttgaaaaaaaaccgttaaGAACAAATTTACTTTGTTGATAACGACTAATGTAACACAAGGGCAAGCTATACTCTGAACTTCGTTCAAGAGCAAGCAATATTAGGAGAACTATTCAAAGCAATGCATTCTTGCAATATTACTTACCAAAGAACACGTTGAACACGTACAGCAACTTCTTCTTACGGAAGTCTGAGATGGCTGCCATTTTGATTTAGAATAAAATGCTTTCTATGCGATCTGGATCAGGAATATCTGTTGCAAAGACAAATTGATTAACGAAATGTTTTTAGTTACAGTTTTAGTCTCGAATCTTACGCTGTTATAATATTTCTTTAATTTATAGACttgttttaaaaaagttttatttagtttttaaGCTATGCAATCAAACAGAGAAACCTCTGTTTGCGGTCTTCTATCGCAAAAAAGtttatatttaaataaaataaaaccatatGGTTTGTAAACAGCATATCTCATTAATGAAAGGTTTCTACAAGTAGCTTCGCCGGCTGTGCTGATTCCAATCGATGCAAAATATCGTCGTTTAGacagaaagtaaaaaaaaactattatcGATTGTCGATAAGCTCCtaaatgaaaagaaacttCAGCATTTTCTCTAACAAGCAGGTTCAGTTCCCGAAAACGCACTGATTGATGAGCCTTACGAAATATAAAAGGAAGCCCACTTCAAATAAACCTACCCTCGAGAGACAACATAAGCGGCAGTCGGGAATCAAAATAAAAGTATCGCCCAATTCCCATGGTAACGATGATGATTACTCCTTTTCCTAACATCGCAGTGCAAAACACGGTATTACTGCtaccatttttatttcaacacCTTTGCCTCGTTAAATGGAGCGATAACAGCCTCGCGAGAATATCAAAAATCGCGTGAGGGAGATGCCAAAGGTAGGATGACAAAGCCTATGCTATTTTAGGAGCTATTACCACCACTAGCAGAGATTGTACAGGTGTTGCTTTGTCAATGGCAGGTTCAGTCCCATCTGCACACAAAGAGTTTCATCCCTACTGTGCAAGAGTCACTCAAACTAAGCTGTCTAATCATCCTGACCTGACACTCTTTTGCTCCATGAATTCAAAAAAGCACTGGAAAAGGAtgaccacaaaaaaatggaaagcctTTAGGCATAAAATGGGTACTATTTCCTTTTCTGTCCTACACTTAGAGTGCTAGCCAATAGCTAGAGGACTGAGAGACTGCTTAGTGCCTGAGATGATACAGAACTTGGATTCCGATCAAACTGCGCTGCTGGACAGCAAAACGTTCTAAATGCAAATGATATAATTCATCACATTCTAAAACTTTTACTAAGCTCACACTGTGCCTGCTCCGTTTATCTTCAAGATCACCCACCGTTCCGGACTCGGGAGCTAATCCAATGGTGAAAATAATTGCCAATTGCTGCTAAACGCGTCTGCCCCGAAGAGGAACGAGTTAGAATAACTGAATATGAGAAAATCGACACTGAATTCCCGACCGTAAACGACAGTACGTTCGTATTCGCTTTTGAGAAGAATTCCTCTCCAGTTATTTTAAAAGGGATTTCAGAAAGATGAAACCGTAAAAGAACTTGAAGAAAGTTGCACTACTATTAAATactaatttaaaatttaaagcTATATTATGAAAATGCTGTTAAGAATActgaaatattattttttctcATTATATTTTGCTAtattttttactatttttctTAGTAATGCGTACCATACTGGCTATGTTTTATCAATTGCAACAGTTGCCATTGCTATGCACTGGCAGAACGtcaaaaaatgttttatgctaaaGTGATTGAAGTGAATTAGCATCACTAATAACAATTAGACGAACATTAACATCTGCAAATGATTCTGTATGTATTTCACACACATCGAAGATTTCAAAGATTCCAACAACCACCTGCAACAACGATGCCTGCTGCATCCTTACTTAAGATTCGCTTCCGGCTTGATGGAGATGCCCGATACCGTCTATAGTGGATTAGATCATTATCATTGATGTACTCCGAAGAGTACGtttcgtctgtctgtctatgcTATTAAACCATTTAGGTTCATAAAAGCAATAACCATAAATTACGTATCATGTCTTTCGCGTTGATAGTAGTGGTACTTGGGTTACTGGGTTGAGTGTTAGAATAGTTATAATATATGAAGTTACGTGTTTTTTGCCAGTGAATGcaattttttatttgaattcatTCAATTTATGACAAATGGAATAGCCTATGAAAAGTTAAGTAAAATCGACTTTATCATAACATTTCCAGATTGAATGTCAAAAGTTGATGCTGTAAAAAAACTTCAATTTTCTTGGTTTGTTCAAGTTTACGGAAGAACACATGCTTTCCCTCGACTAAACGCACAAGtatagaaaaacaaagaatgtCTGGAAAAAAGAGCACAAATTATCAAAGGTTATGGCTCTTCTGAGGTCGCATTGTttggaaaaacagaaatcgGAGAACCGgtggaagaaaatggtttAATTTAAGCTAATTTATTTGCgcttttgtttgcctttttgtccAGAATGCTTCCCTGGCAAACTGTTGATTTTCAACAGAAAGCTGTTTCCATTCTTGCTTTCAGAAATacattgctgctggtttaTACTATTTCTCCACTGACAGGACAATATTCCTTGGATGGGTTATGACGCATAATATTTTACAAAGTACATTTTTCACATGATATGAGATAAGCACAAACATGATAAGCTGTAACATATTCAGGTCCATTGTGATAATTATTAGAGTAAGATTACTTATATAGAATAGAATTGAGCTGAATGTAGAAGCGGCTGGTATTAATTCAATCAGTTTCTAGTAGAGGATAACGGTTTAAAGATAATGGAATCCCCTAGCGCAATGATGAGCTTCCTACCGTTTATAACTAGCACATTTTATGCTGACTCGTTGGATTTCTCGGATTCTTTGTTTAGACTATTAATTTTTTAATCTGAATCATTGGCATTCAATATTCTATCAGGTCTTTGTCGGACAATctcaaataaaaaaggggttacgCCTTTAAAAATTTATATGATATTAGACAAGAAAATAGACACGGTTTGTTCTTTGCTacgtttataaaaaaaatatttaagtCTATCTTCTTGCATATTCACCGCAAAGGTCATGGAACTTTCCAAAATATtgcatttcaaatcaattattttatattattccTTGCACATTTTAAATTATGTCAATACATCATTCGTATTATCAAGCACAATTATACATTTCACTATTTAATTTGGTAACGGTAAGCGCATCAACCTCTATCAACGGTGCTAATTATATTTCCAATCTTAATTACTGGTGAAAGAAACTGTAGCCACCATGCAGTATTATAGTATTCATCATTTTAATGGCATGCACCAGATCACAaatgtttaattgatttatcagTCCCCAACGCATTTAATACCGATATGAAATGCAACATTCCTGACGTTGAGCGAATGATGATCGTAGTGATGATAATAAATGTAAGCGGCTATTAACTTCAAAAAAGTGTAAATATCTTCAGGCGGTTCAGCTGACCGATTATTTTTATCTTTAAAATATCCCTCTGGGCTTCACTGGCACGGACACGGATGCCGATTGCATTGATTCTGCCATAGCCATTACATCTGGGACTGAAGATTTGTAATTGAAGGATGGGAGATTATGGAAATTGAAACCTTGTATAGCTTTTTACTCTTGTATGGTTTATGTTAGTTATACATCAGATGTATTACATGCAAGTACATATGTTCTTCCTATTCTAAGATATTCTAAGACTGGTTTTGTATGGCACTTATTGTCATACACTTATTGTAATTTAAATTGCTCAAGAACATTTGGAACAAATCAGTTCGTTCATGATAAATTTGCTATCCGAATAAGATATTTTTGGGCACCAAGCCAAATCTTTCATTTATAAAGTCGGTCAAAGATGTGTGGAGAATTAAATCAATTGGTATGCAAATGACAAATGTCAAAGCGTTTCcagattttcatttcaatgccAAGACTAACACATGTTTGCTTAAGAGGGCTATGGTAAGCGtacaaaaacacacgacgGGCTTAAGCGATTCGCAAACTTTCAATCGctgcacaaacacaacaagcaATCGCTTTTATAACAACAATATTGAAGGTTGTCAGCTTATCCATTTTATGCATTGATTTTGCTATGGATAGTTTTCAAGATCGCAATGGATTGCTTAATTATATCTAGGATAGGAACAATTCCAGCTTGTTCCAAATGTCGGTGTGTAATTGCTTTGTTTGATTAGCTGGCAAATGTTTCTTTGGGACAGCAAACATATTTACATAGGATTGAAGCATTTCCATTTGAATATGGTTTAACCCCAATAGCTTTTCTTGAAAGACACCTATCAATTCATTTTACAACCGAAACTGCCAGTACCATTCGTACCAATGAAGGGTACAGTTTCCCTTGGGCACTTAATATTACAAAAATGACGGAAGagctttcggtttcgatgaAGTAGCTCCGTAAAGGTACTTCTAAAAAATGCTCCATTATACATTGATCGGATTCATTGTTTGCTTGGTTGCTAGCATAATAAAACAAGCATTTTATTGTCTCCCAATTGACCAGCGAATCAAAGCAGTAAATCTATTCTATCTATCgtccaaagaagaagaatgttgaaaatatgGTATGGAAATAATTCATGGCTATAGCAATCTTTCGTCGTGTAGCAGAGCAGTCGATAACGGAACTTCAAGGGCATGCCCTTTTCGTATaggaaaacaaatgtttaaatctaaataaaaccaacaaaataaTCTGTATAAGTAAATCATATGAAGTGCATTCGCAGTTCAAATGATTTGTAAAGTGTAACCTTTTCGATGACTCAACGATCAATGCGAACGAACAAGAGTATTCATAGAGGCCACAAAACATTACATTCAAAATTCTGAATGTCAATAAACTGTGCCCATTAAGTACTGGTATTGCTTTTGTCTCAATAGTACGTTGCAATTACGTTCACTTTTTAATTGAAGAGTCAACCCCAGTGAACCGAATGAAAGTCTTCTCTGTAACCGTTGTTATCGTGCTTCAGACCTCTGAAAATCTCAATAGCATTACTGTATTGGATTAGTACACAGTAGCTGCACACGTAGAATGGCAAAGAAACCAAACTTGCAACCACTAAATGAGTTTTATTTCCCATTAGGCGCAGTTCCTGCCTAAGGGGAGCTATTGGGAAATATTCATCAAAGCTTTATGATCTACAATACAGAGATATGCTCTAAACTCTGTAACCATACGCTAACTATATATGAACCAACAAGAATCCTGCATCGAATTTCACAATCATAGGTTTGTTGACTGTATgaaattccacaaaaactcAACTCAGCCGACTAACCGATAGACAAAATGACACTAGACGGGAATATTAGATTTGCTTTGATCTTGAGGTATGTTAGATTGCTATGACAATATTAGAGTccaaataattttaattcaaatttaatttaaactttgCATTTGCAAGATTGCAATTTCTTATTAAAGTAGCAGTTAAAGGAATGTTCTTTTAGTATTTTTTATGGAATTTGAATTTATACAGGTATTCGTTCAAATGGGAACATAGGGATGGCAACAGtaaaaaatcatcattattTTACTAGAATTGATTAACACATAGAATCAAATCTGTCTCGGGGTCCATACTATTCACTAAACTGTATTAATCAGTGCATTGAAGGCATGAAATCAATAATCACTTGAATAACAAATATTGAAGCAGTACCGGATCAAAGATGTGTAAATACCAGTAATCTTTGAAATGGTTGCGATAGAAGATTTTCCGTTTATCGGGATTATCCATCCTCACAATCGAGTGAGAACGAGACAGACGACCAAAACAGTTAATTTCCCGTCACAAAATACACTCCTTCATGTCTCTTGAGTGTTAGTCACTTCAAATTGTTTATTGAGAATTGACTAATttcataattcaatcaaactcaACTTTTATCGTAGAGAACGCACCTGTTCTACTTGTGAGTACGATTACTCCGATCTACGATTACATCCGATACGACACTCCGATCTGCAAGAAGATCGACTAAAGATTGAAGACAGTTTATCGCACGTTAGTAACAATAAGAGCACTGCAAATCAGCTACTTA is a window of Anopheles aquasalis chromosome 2, idAnoAquaMG_Q_19, whole genome shotgun sequence DNA encoding:
- the LOC126570368 gene encoding calexcitin-1; translation: MAAISDFRKKKLLYVFNVFFDVNQSGEIDRKDFELAIEKICELRGWPAGNPKNVETHDSMFKIWEGLRSKADKDNDGQVSVEEWCNMWDAYAKDPSSVMDWQLRYMNFMFDLEDASHDGTIDGDEFSIVCSSYGVDKNECQEAFKKMSKGAVEVNREEFAELWREYFSSDDPVSPGNFIFGKTSF